One Microbacter margulisiae genomic window carries:
- a CDS encoding glycosyltransferase family 2 protein, with protein MDNEVLLTIAIPTYNRKEFLINNVTHLLPQLNEKVKLLIIDNHSDEIMQDVLYETIPDIKKINIEFIRNRINIGGDANIVRCFEYCTSPYLWILGDDDIPILDAVNKIFNHIILYPEVMFFNFSSEIYFRNKSFRSKGLTGFVDGIDDYSNLLFISCNVYKVPEVIINLRFAYHYIYSCASQIVIILQSLDERSETYFSAEQIVNWGKPSPDRQWSHVLQSLGYYSIIELPSIVKHGLSKKLALKMKMYSPSVKQMFRLIATLSDGPSYNTLTSIYLFDQIMFRRFYFHPFYIRILRYPFRFLLLFPFAILYFYRYVTYFFTRREYRCIKDVYLDD; from the coding sequence ATGGATAACGAAGTACTACTGACAATTGCTATTCCAACTTATAATAGAAAAGAATTTCTCATTAATAATGTAACTCATCTTTTGCCACAATTGAATGAAAAAGTAAAATTATTGATTATTGATAATCATTCTGATGAAATAATGCAAGATGTACTATATGAAACAATTCCTGATATAAAAAAAATAAATATAGAATTTATTCGCAATAGAATAAACATAGGAGGAGATGCAAATATCGTAAGGTGTTTTGAATATTGCACTAGTCCTTATTTATGGATTTTAGGAGATGATGATATTCCTATTTTAGATGCTGTAAATAAGATATTTAATCATATTATTTTATATCCAGAAGTGATGTTTTTTAATTTTTCTTCAGAAATATATTTTAGAAACAAGTCTTTTAGATCAAAAGGTCTTACTGGTTTTGTTGATGGCATTGATGATTATTCTAATCTACTTTTTATTTCTTGTAATGTGTACAAAGTTCCTGAGGTTATAATTAATTTGAGATTTGCTTATCATTATATATATTCATGCGCATCTCAAATAGTTATTATATTACAATCATTAGATGAGAGAAGTGAAACATATTTTTCAGCAGAGCAAATTGTAAATTGGGGAAAACCCTCACCAGATCGGCAATGGTCTCATGTTCTTCAGTCACTTGGTTATTATTCAATAATTGAATTACCATCAATAGTCAAACACGGATTAAGCAAAAAACTTGCATTAAAAATGAAAATGTACAGTCCATCTGTAAAACAAATGTTTCGTTTGATTGCAACACTGTCTGATGGTCCTTCATATAACACTTTGACATCAATATATCTTTTTGATCAGATTATGTTCCGAAGATTTTATTTTCATCCTTTTTATATTCGAATTTTAAGATATCCATTTCGTTTTCTACTCTTATTTCCTTTTGCGATTCTTTATTTTTATCGATATGTTACTTATTTTTTCACAAGAAGAGAATATAGATGTATTAAAGATGTGTATTTAGATGATTAA
- a CDS encoding IS4 family transposase: protein MYELDNEEFRGRSRGVLKKVFTRDRVLTFKNLIVLIITFKSSIQRELDGFFKAVNQSDFNIRAVTKGAFSTARSKLDPWAFERLNEVAVNTFYDEAPYYLWEEHRVLAVDGTRLVLPNHPSVVEEFGVHEFGPKADSPRSLALGSVLYDVLNKVTIEGQLAPYSSSENSLLMKHLSKVKKGDLLLLDRGYPSFWLLFLLQAEGIEFCVRLKEDWWLKVKDFTESEEKERIVTFTLPKKDRKKLAEYPHMQDTTITCRLVKIGLPDGSKEILCTSLIDAEKYKYEDFDELYHLRWGVEEAYKLLKSRIELEDFSGKTAIAVRQDFHAKIFLMSLCAIYAHPIDEKVREEYKADEQRKYNQQINQTNALSMTQNILIPLLLKQQFEKAMQAFDSVVEKTREVIRPGRSNERKKKPKKLYSMNYKRL, encoded by the coding sequence GTGTATGAACTTGATAACGAAGAGTTTAGGGGACGCTCACGAGGTGTCCTTAAAAAAGTATTTACACGAGATAGAGTACTGACATTCAAAAATTTAATTGTATTGATCATAACATTTAAGTCATCCATACAACGAGAATTAGACGGTTTTTTCAAAGCGGTTAATCAATCGGATTTTAATATTCGAGCCGTAACAAAAGGTGCTTTTTCGACAGCTCGTTCCAAATTGGATCCATGGGCTTTTGAACGACTGAATGAAGTTGCTGTGAATACTTTTTATGATGAAGCGCCCTATTATTTATGGGAAGAGCATCGGGTGTTAGCTGTCGATGGAACGCGTTTGGTGCTGCCGAATCACCCAAGTGTGGTAGAGGAATTTGGGGTGCATGAATTTGGTCCCAAAGCAGATAGCCCACGTTCATTGGCTTTGGGATCGGTGCTGTATGATGTTTTGAACAAGGTTACTATTGAAGGGCAATTAGCACCTTATTCAAGCAGCGAAAACAGTTTATTAATGAAGCATTTATCCAAAGTCAAAAAAGGAGATTTATTGCTACTTGATCGGGGCTATCCAAGTTTCTGGTTGTTGTTTTTACTTCAGGCCGAGGGGATTGAATTTTGTGTTCGCTTGAAAGAGGATTGGTGGTTAAAGGTAAAAGATTTTACCGAAAGTGAAGAAAAAGAAAGGATCGTAACTTTTACCTTGCCAAAAAAAGACAGAAAGAAGTTGGCTGAATATCCCCACATGCAAGATACAACGATCACCTGCCGTTTAGTAAAAATAGGTTTGCCGGATGGAAGCAAAGAGATATTGTGTACCTCTTTGATAGATGCAGAAAAATATAAATACGAAGATTTTGATGAATTGTATCATCTTCGCTGGGGAGTAGAAGAAGCATATAAGTTGCTAAAAAGCAGAATAGAATTAGAAGATTTCTCAGGTAAAACAGCCATAGCGGTAAGGCAAGATTTTCATGCAAAAATCTTTTTAATGAGTCTTTGTGCTATTTACGCGCATCCCATTGACGAAAAAGTAAGAGAAGAATACAAGGCTGATGAACAAAGAAAATACAATCAACAGATTAATCAAACAAATGCTTTATCAATGACTCAAAATATTCTGATACCACTACTGCTTAAACAACAATTTGAAAAAGCAATGCAGGCATTCGATTCAGTGGTTGAAAAAACCAGAGAAGTCATCCGTCCGGGACGTAGTAACGAACGAAAGAAAAAGCCCAAAAAACTTTACTCCATGAATTACAAAAGATTATAG
- a CDS encoding NAD-dependent epimerase/dehydratase family protein, producing the protein MKNTIIQEDIEQICQENLDWTKLSNKNILISGANGMLPSYWIEVFLFLIKQKIIFNTHIFAIVRNEEKANIRFEDYLKESFFSLIVQDICDPINITNKIDIIIHAASQASPKYYGIDPVGTINPNVIGTTNLLKLAKEQQTEMFIFFSSAEVYGNKNTSNAIDETDFGYLDPMNVRSCYAESKRLGETICVSWYKQFNVPVKIIRPFHTYGPGMSPNDGRVFADFVFNILNNQDIIMKSDGCAQRAYCYIKDAVLGYFYVLLNGSIGEAYNVGNPSEEYSVKDLAKILIDLFPEKSLSLKMDKQFTSPGYIPSNINRILPNINKIKNIGWAPKVDIKTGFYRTIVSYNEN; encoded by the coding sequence ATGAAAAATACTATTATTCAGGAAGACATTGAACAAATTTGTCAAGAAAACCTAGATTGGACAAAATTATCGAATAAAAATATTCTTATTTCTGGTGCAAATGGCATGCTCCCCTCATATTGGATTGAAGTCTTTTTATTTCTTATCAAGCAAAAAATAATATTCAATACCCATATTTTTGCAATTGTAAGGAATGAAGAAAAGGCAAATATTCGATTCGAGGATTATTTGAAAGAGAGTTTTTTTAGTCTTATAGTTCAAGATATTTGTGACCCGATTAATATAACAAATAAAATTGACATCATAATTCATGCTGCAAGCCAAGCGAGCCCCAAATACTATGGAATAGATCCTGTAGGAACAATAAATCCTAATGTCATAGGAACAACTAATCTTTTAAAACTAGCAAAAGAACAACAAACAGAAATGTTCATTTTTTTTAGCTCTGCTGAGGTTTATGGAAATAAAAACACAAGTAATGCAATTGACGAAACAGACTTTGGTTATCTTGATCCAATGAATGTTAGGTCATGTTATGCTGAAAGCAAAAGATTGGGAGAAACCATATGTGTTTCGTGGTATAAACAATTTAATGTCCCAGTAAAAATAATTAGACCATTTCACACTTATGGACCAGGGATGAGTCCCAATGATGGTAGAGTTTTTGCAGACTTTGTGTTTAATATTCTCAACAATCAAGACATTATAATGAAAAGCGATGGATGTGCTCAAAGAGCGTATTGCTATATAAAAGATGCTGTTTTAGGTTATTTCTATGTTTTGTTAAATGGGTCTATTGGTGAAGCTTATAATGTGGGTAATCCCTCAGAAGAGTATAGTGTTAAAGATCTAGCAAAAATTTTAATTGATCTCTTCCCCGAAAAATCACTTTCGTTAAAGATGGATAAACAATTTACATCTCCAGGATACATACCATCTAATATTAATCGGATTCTTCCTAATATAAATAAAATTAAAAATATTGGTTGGGCTCCAAAAGTTGATATAAAAACAGGGTTTTATAGAACAATTGTAAGTTATAATGAAAATTAA
- a CDS encoding glycosyltransferase family 2 protein: protein MENVLVSIITIVYNGEMFIEKTINSVLEQTYKNIEYIIIDGGSTDSTVEIIKKYQDRLAYWVSEKDNGISDAFNKGIRLAKGKVIGLVNSDDWYETDAIEKIINNYVNSNTIICGNVKLWNNSTHYKIKSSTLDNIKLQMTIWHPGMFCPKEIYHKIGLYDENIRVLMDYDFILRCYLSGVNFKMSNVLISNMRFGGISNHLISESLHEAFIIKNNYFGKKFMHKIEYLLCNVYYHFVVYVKMLIYGIGREN from the coding sequence ATGGAGAATGTTTTAGTTTCAATAATAACCATAGTGTATAATGGTGAAATGTTTATTGAAAAAACAATTAACAGTGTACTTGAACAAACTTATAAGAATATAGAATATATAATTATAGATGGAGGTTCTACTGATTCAACAGTTGAAATCATTAAAAAATATCAAGATAGATTGGCCTATTGGGTATCGGAAAAAGATAATGGAATTTCAGATGCATTTAATAAAGGTATTCGATTAGCTAAAGGTAAAGTTATTGGGTTGGTCAATTCAGACGATTGGTATGAGACTGATGCTATTGAAAAAATCATAAATAATTACGTAAATTCCAATACCATTATTTGCGGAAATGTCAAATTGTGGAATAATTCAACTCATTATAAAATAAAAAGTAGCACTCTTGATAATATTAAATTACAAATGACTATTTGGCATCCAGGTATGTTTTGTCCAAAAGAAATTTATCATAAAATAGGGTTATATGATGAAAATATAAGAGTACTTATGGATTATGACTTCATTTTAAGATGTTATTTATCAGGTGTGAATTTTAAAATGTCTAATGTGTTAATTTCAAATATGCGTTTCGGAGGCATAAGTAATCATTTAATTTCAGAATCCCTACATGAGGCTTTTATTATAAAGAATAATTATTTTGGAAAGAAATTTATGCATAAAATAGAATATCTACTGTGTAATGTATATTATCATTTTGTTGTATATGTTAAAATGTTGATTTATGGGATTGGACGCGAAAATTGA
- a CDS encoding FAD-dependent oxidoreductase, producing MLSKKYKSQVKSIINPFSGIYTLEFESLDRLYKYSPGQFLHLAIDEAYDGTGQWPESRCFSMQSNPDEATIKITYAVKGRFTQLMESTLKEGSFVWLKLPYGELFTQPHNKTNTVFIAGGTGITPFLSLFTHQSFNEYINPKIYLGFRLKAFNIYEGELARSCNSSQFVKSYYEDKDGVLNIQSIADENSLESNYFVSGPPPMIKAFKQTLISKGVSAGNVLTDDWE from the coding sequence ATGTTATCAAAGAAGTATAAATCCCAAGTTAAATCAATCATTAATCCCTTTAGCGGGATATATACGCTGGAATTTGAATCTCTAGATCGTCTTTATAAGTATTCCCCGGGACAGTTCCTACACCTTGCCATTGACGAAGCGTACGATGGCACCGGACAATGGCCGGAATCCCGTTGTTTTTCCATGCAGAGTAATCCCGATGAAGCGACTATTAAAATAACCTATGCGGTTAAAGGCAGGTTTACTCAACTCATGGAATCTACCCTGAAAGAGGGTTCATTTGTGTGGCTAAAACTTCCCTACGGCGAGCTGTTTACCCAACCCCATAATAAAACAAATACCGTATTTATTGCAGGAGGAACCGGTATCACTCCTTTTTTATCACTTTTTACGCATCAATCTTTTAATGAGTATATTAATCCGAAGATTTATCTGGGATTTCGTTTGAAAGCTTTTAATATTTACGAGGGTGAATTGGCCCGTTCGTGCAATTCGTCTCAATTCGTGAAGTCGTATTACGAAGATAAAGACGGGGTTCTTAATATACAAAGCATTGCAGATGAAAATAGCTTAGAATCAAACTATTTTGTCTCCGGTCCACCTCCCATGATTAAAGCGTTCAAACAAACATTAATTTCCAAAGGAGTTTCGGCTGGGAATGTGCTGACCGATGACTGGGAATAA
- a CDS encoding glycosyltransferase family 4 protein, whose amino-acid sequence MKILWLSGNPSLYSQHRVGYNNGGWIGALESIVTQRSDIELAIAFFYNDDCFRVKINNTTYYPINLYDSKLKKIKHHLLYEFYDNIETKWIQKILVDFNPDIIHVWGTEISFGLIGKYTDIPVVIHLQGILNPYLNTFFGSGSRYSFINQNGSGITKIIKNIQILRWWKHNSKREIDILQNCKFIIGRTLWDKSVSKLLAPDSFYFYCSEVLRQPFYNTSDWQPHVHKKIIISSVLSEASYKGLDLVLKSANILMKYTKLEFEWNIFGVNDCFFAEKQTGLKAKNIHVILKGIVTAEALISELYDSDLFVHTSYIENSPNSICEAQMIGIPIIATNVGGVSSLIEDNLSGILVPANDPYYMATQIIRIACDHELSMKMGANERKIAKSRHNPASILKDLIVVYDSVLNLK is encoded by the coding sequence ATGAAAATTCTTTGGTTAAGTGGAAATCCTTCTTTGTACTCCCAACATCGGGTAGGTTATAATAATGGAGGGTGGATTGGTGCTTTAGAGTCAATTGTTACTCAACGAAGTGATATTGAATTGGCTATTGCTTTCTTTTATAATGATGATTGCTTCAGGGTTAAAATCAATAATACAACATATTACCCAATAAATTTATATGACTCTAAGTTAAAAAAAATTAAACATCATCTATTGTATGAGTTCTATGATAATATTGAAACTAAGTGGATCCAAAAAATACTTGTTGATTTTAATCCAGATATTATTCATGTCTGGGGTACTGAAATAAGTTTTGGATTAATTGGAAAATACACTGATATTCCAGTTGTAATTCATTTACAAGGAATCCTTAATCCTTATCTGAATACTTTCTTCGGTTCCGGTTCTAGATATAGTTTTATTAATCAAAATGGCAGTGGAATTACAAAAATAATAAAAAATATACAAATATTGCGATGGTGGAAACATAATTCAAAACGAGAAATTGATATTCTTCAAAACTGCAAATTCATTATTGGTCGAACACTCTGGGATAAGAGTGTCTCGAAATTGTTAGCACCTGATTCTTTTTATTTCTATTGCAGTGAAGTCCTTAGGCAACCTTTTTATAATACAAGTGATTGGCAACCTCATGTTCATAAAAAAATTATTATTTCTTCTGTTTTATCTGAAGCATCCTATAAAGGTTTGGATTTAGTACTTAAAAGTGCTAATATATTGATGAAATATACGAAACTTGAATTTGAATGGAATATTTTTGGTGTAAATGACTGTTTTTTTGCTGAGAAACAAACGGGGTTAAAAGCAAAAAATATTCATGTGATTTTGAAAGGAATTGTCACTGCTGAAGCACTAATTTCTGAATTATATGATTCAGATCTTTTTGTACATACATCTTATATTGAGAATAGCCCTAATAGTATTTGTGAGGCTCAAATGATTGGTATCCCCATAATAGCAACAAATGTTGGTGGTGTTTCTAGTCTAATTGAGGATAATTTGTCCGGTATTTTGGTCCCCGCAAACGATCCTTATTATATGGCTACACAGATAATAAGAATTGCGTGCGATCATGAATTATCAATGAAAATGGGTGCTAACGAACGAAAAATAGCAAAAAGCAGGCATAATCCAGCTTCTATTCTAAAAGATTTAATTGTGGTATACGATTCTGTGTTAAACTTAAAATAA
- a CDS encoding transposase: MRRFQFIFVLIFTGYTSEKHYPKPLRRIVFYDEEQDRGFTFLTNALSLDALQVVLLYKNRWQIELFFKWLKQHLNIQKFWGVTENAVRIQIYSAITAYCLVAIMHHGLKRECSIYEMLQILDMSLTDKTNINDLLNKSNFNNFNERCGSSEPSLFAF; encoded by the coding sequence GTGCGACGATTTCAATTTATCTTTGTATTGATATTCACAGGATACACGAGTGAAAAGCATTATCCGAAGCCCTTACGAAGGATTGTCTTCTATGACGAAGAACAAGACCGAGGGTTCACCTTCCTAACCAATGCTTTAAGTCTTGATGCTTTGCAAGTTGTACTTCTTTACAAGAACAGATGGCAGATTGAGTTGTTTTTCAAATGGCTGAAGCAGCATCTCAATATCCAAAAGTTTTGGGGCGTAACTGAAAATGCTGTCCGAATCCAGATATACTCAGCAATTACCGCTTACTGCCTTGTGGCAATAATGCATCATGGCTTGAAGCGGGAATGCTCCATCTACGAAATGCTTCAGATTCTCGACATGTCACTAACGGACAAAACCAATATAAATGATTTGCTCAACAAATCTAACTTCAACAATTTCAATGAACGATGCGGTTCAAGTGAACCAAGTTTATTTGCTTTTTAA
- a CDS encoding lipopolysaccharide biosynthesis protein has protein sequence MEGLRKIKYFISSKIGIDKAIGFTIGGNLIQAAGSIVSLSLIALFLTKEEQGFYYTFGSILAIQVFFQLGFDTIITQYAAHETAHISTFNISQNETEQKAQSRLSSLLHFCIRWFSTLSIGLFVVLMIAGYLFFSKYSHNSNVEWKYPWIILVFNTCLAFIVIPIFSFIQGLGKVKEMAKLRLIQQSVNLIVLWILLYFGGHLYSAPVAGTVSLLIALVLLAFSEFRITLLRIWKLLGRWHINYKQEIFPYQWKIAVSWISGYFIFQLFNPVLFATSGAIVAGQMGMTMAVFNGLSGLTMSWITTKVPTFSKLFAKRDFKFADNLFNKTFKQVLSLNFLGVLALISIIVLLRYFKFSIGSRFLPVHLVVILGIGIFVNQMVFSWATYLRCHKKEPYLITSVVTGILAAASTLILGRKFGVNGLVIGYVTIICLMKIWEYRIFIHSKKIWHG, from the coding sequence GTGGAAGGGCTAAGAAAAATAAAATACTTTATATCATCCAAAATTGGCATTGATAAAGCTATCGGATTTACAATAGGCGGTAATTTAATTCAGGCTGCGGGAAGCATTGTTTCGCTTTCTCTTATAGCTTTATTTTTAACAAAAGAGGAACAAGGTTTTTATTATACTTTTGGTAGCATTCTAGCTATTCAGGTATTTTTCCAACTGGGATTTGATACTATTATTACTCAATATGCTGCTCATGAAACAGCACATATTTCGACATTCAATATATCGCAAAATGAAACAGAACAAAAAGCCCAATCCAGGCTCTCCAGTTTATTGCATTTTTGTATTCGATGGTTTTCAACTTTAAGTATCGGCTTATTTGTGGTCTTAATGATCGCCGGTTATCTATTTTTTAGCAAATATAGCCATAACTCAAATGTTGAATGGAAGTACCCATGGATCATTTTGGTTTTTAATACATGTCTGGCATTTATTGTAATTCCTATTTTTTCCTTTATTCAAGGATTAGGAAAAGTAAAAGAGATGGCTAAATTAAGATTGATCCAGCAGTCTGTTAATCTAATTGTTTTATGGATATTGTTGTATTTTGGAGGGCATTTGTATTCCGCACCTGTAGCCGGAACTGTATCTTTATTGATAGCTTTGGTCCTATTAGCTTTTTCTGAATTTAGAATTACACTATTACGTATTTGGAAACTGTTAGGAAGATGGCACATCAATTATAAACAAGAAATTTTTCCGTATCAATGGAAAATTGCCGTTAGTTGGATCAGTGGGTATTTTATTTTCCAGTTATTTAATCCGGTTTTGTTTGCAACTTCGGGAGCTATCGTTGCAGGACAAATGGGGATGACTATGGCAGTTTTTAATGGGCTATCAGGACTTACTATGAGCTGGATTACAACTAAAGTGCCAACATTTTCCAAATTGTTTGCAAAGCGTGACTTTAAGTTTGCAGATAATTTATTTAACAAAACATTTAAACAGGTTTTATCGCTTAATTTTTTAGGCGTACTGGCATTGATCAGTATTATAGTATTGCTTCGTTATTTTAAGTTTTCTATTGGGAGCCGTTTTTTGCCCGTGCATTTGGTTGTTATTCTTGGAATTGGCATTTTTGTCAATCAAATGGTGTTTTCGTGGGCTACTTATTTACGTTGCCACAAGAAAGAACCTTATTTGATTACTTCCGTTGTTACCGGCATATTGGCGGCAGCTTCAACCCTTATCTTAGGTAGAAAATTTGGTGTTAATGGTTTGGTAATTGGTTATGTGACAATTATTTGTTTGATGAAAATATGGGAATATAGAATATTTATTCACAGTAAAAAAATATGGCATGGATAA
- a CDS encoding transketolase, with protein MKIKERIDDHPQKTEDFAKSIRKLTLQMVFNAKASHIGGALSMVDILAVLYNEILSLDPSNPSNPARDRFLLSKGHACTSLYATLALKQFFPIEDLNTYSKNDSIYLSHTSHYVSGIEISAGSLGHALPVSCGLALAAKRKHELWQVYCLISDGELDEGSNWESILFAPQHKLDNLNVIVDYNKIQSLGNTNDVIALEPLQLKFKAFNWDVIEIDGHNHAEIFNAFTREKIEGVPRVIIANTIKGKGISFMENNLLWHYKSPSEEQYNEAIKELEIR; from the coding sequence ATGAAAATTAAAGAACGAATTGATGATCATCCTCAAAAAACTGAGGACTTTGCCAAGAGTATTCGCAAATTAACTCTGCAAATGGTTTTTAATGCAAAGGCATCTCATATTGGTGGGGCTTTATCCATGGTTGATATTTTAGCTGTATTATACAATGAAATACTCTCGTTAGACCCATCAAATCCTTCTAATCCTGCGAGGGATCGTTTTTTATTATCTAAAGGTCATGCTTGCACCAGTTTATACGCAACTTTAGCCTTAAAGCAATTTTTTCCTATTGAAGATTTGAATACATACAGTAAAAATGATAGTATTTATTTGTCTCATACAAGTCACTATGTTTCTGGCATTGAGATTTCAGCAGGAAGTTTAGGACATGCATTACCTGTTAGTTGTGGACTTGCGCTTGCGGCAAAAAGGAAACATGAATTGTGGCAAGTATATTGTTTAATTAGTGATGGTGAACTAGACGAAGGATCTAATTGGGAGTCTATTTTGTTTGCTCCTCAACATAAGCTTGATAATTTAAATGTAATAGTGGATTACAACAAAATTCAAAGCTTGGGTAATACGAATGACGTTATTGCATTAGAACCGTTACAATTAAAATTTAAGGCTTTTAATTGGGATGTTATTGAAATTGATGGGCATAACCATGCTGAAATTTTTAATGCTTTTACAAGAGAAAAAATAGAAGGGGTACCCAGAGTTATAATAGCCAATACTATTAAAGGGAAAGGTATTTCCTTTATGGAGAATAATCTATTATGGCACTATAAATCACCATCAGAAGAACAATATAATGAAGCAATAAAAGAACTGGAGATACGATGA
- a CDS encoding GxxExxY protein gives MEINEITRLILEAAYKVHSELGPGLLESSYQACLAYEIRKRGLHVETEVALPLVYEEIKLECGYRIDMLVENKVIIELKVVEALNDVHLAQILTYLKFSHINTGLLINFNVKSLKAGIRRVVR, from the coding sequence ATGGAGATTAATGAAATAACAAGGTTAATTCTTGAAGCAGCCTATAAAGTCCATTCTGAACTTGGGCCTGGTTTGTTAGAATCTTCCTATCAAGCATGTTTGGCTTACGAAATTCGTAAAAGGGGACTTCATGTTGAAACAGAGGTTGCATTACCTTTGGTTTATGAAGAAATCAAATTAGAGTGCGGATACCGAATAGATATGTTGGTTGAGAATAAAGTTATTATTGAGTTGAAAGTTGTTGAAGCACTAAATGATGTTCATCTTGCCCAGATTCTGACTTACCTTAAATTTTCTCATATAAATACTGGTTTACTGATCAATTTCAATGTAAAAAGTCTGAAAGCGGGTATTCGTCGGGTTGTCCGATAA
- a CDS encoding transketolase family protein yields MRTAFINQLIEEATHNEKIFLLVGDLGFSVIEPFAERFPERYLNVGIAEQNMAGIAAGLAMEGYCVFIYSIGNFPTLRCMEQIRYDICYHNLNVKIVAVGGGYAYGPLGTSHHATEEIGMLRTIPNLVVCAPGDPFEAKAITTFCCNYQGPCYIRIGKAGEPLVHKGPIEHLQLGEILKIQEGENKVAVLSTGAMLKYVVDFVKDNNIKASVYSFPFAKPIDIEVLAAICKTHQKIITIEEHQKAAGFGSVVLESINDLIEAGSLSTFPFIKRIGIQDCFASVAGSQGYLRQQAGLELHIEDFKCINC; encoded by the coding sequence ATGAGAACAGCATTTATTAATCAATTAATAGAAGAAGCTACGCATAACGAAAAAATATTTTTGTTAGTGGGTGATTTGGGCTTTAGTGTAATTGAACCTTTTGCAGAAAGGTTTCCTGAAAGGTATCTGAATGTTGGTATAGCAGAACAAAATATGGCTGGAATTGCCGCTGGGCTTGCAATGGAAGGATATTGTGTATTCATATATTCGATTGGAAATTTCCCTACTTTGCGCTGTATGGAACAAATAAGATACGATATTTGTTATCATAATCTTAATGTTAAAATTGTGGCTGTGGGAGGTGGATATGCTTATGGCCCTTTAGGGACTTCCCATCATGCCACTGAAGAAATAGGAATGTTACGCACAATTCCTAATTTGGTTGTATGCGCTCCAGGAGATCCCTTTGAAGCAAAAGCCATTACAACATTTTGTTGTAATTACCAAGGTCCATGCTATATAAGAATTGGTAAAGCAGGAGAGCCATTAGTGCATAAAGGCCCAATAGAACATCTTCAATTAGGCGAAATTCTAAAGATACAAGAAGGAGAAAATAAAGTTGCGGTTCTATCTACGGGTGCTATGTTGAAGTACGTAGTCGATTTTGTTAAAGATAATAATATAAAAGCATCTGTTTATAGTTTCCCTTTTGCAAAACCCATTGATATAGAAGTATTAGCTGCAATATGTAAAACCCATCAAAAAATTATTACGATAGAAGAGCATCAAAAAGCAGCCGGTTTTGGTTCCGTTGTTTTAGAGAGTATTAATGATTTAATAGAGGCAGGTAGTTTATCAACCTTTCCTTTTATAAAGAGAATTGGAATTCAAGATTGTTTTGCTTCAGTAGCTGGATCACAAGGCTATTTACGGCAACAAGCCGGGCTTGAGTTGCATATAGAAGATTTTAAGTGTATTAATTGTTAG